Within the Pseudomonas orientalis genome, the region ACTGATAGACCTCGCGGCCTTCTTCCGTCAGCGAGAACCCCGCGCGGCCGCGTTGACAGAGCCTCAGCCCGAGGCGTTGTTCCAGGTCGCTCATTTGCTGGCTGATGGCCGAACGACCAATCCCCAGTACGGTTTCCGCAGCGGAAAAGCCACCACACTCCACCACGCTGCGAAAGATGCGCAGCAGGCGGATATCAAAGTCGCTGACCTGGGCCAGGGGGTCGGGGCGACGGCTGCTCATAGTTTAGTGAAGTCCTGACTGAAGGTTAGAAAAGTTGGATTTCACCGACTTTATCGCCGTGGCAATTTAGCTGCAACTACGCTTTTTTCAATCCCGACGCTGCCGTTTGCCTTGCGAGGTTTTGCTGATGAACATGCCGGAAAACGCCCCATCATCCCTGGCCAGCCAACTCAAGCTGGATGCTCATTGGATGCCTTATACCGCCAACCGTAACTTTCAGCGCGATCCGCGCCTGATCGTGGCCGCCGAAGGCAGCTGGTTGACGGATGACAAGGGGCGCAAGGTCTACGACTCGCTGTCGGGCCTTTGGACCTGCGGCGCCGGGCATACGCGCAAGGAAATCCAGGAAGCGGTGGCCCGGCAGTTGGGCACCCTGGACTACTCTCCGGGCTTCCAATACGGTCATCCGTTGTCCTTTCAACTGGCGGAAAAGATTACCGACCTGACCCCTGGCAACCTCAACCATGTGTTCTTCACCGACTCCGGCTCCGAGTGCGCCGATACCGCCGTGAAGATGGTGCGCGCCTACTGGCGCCTGAAGGGCCAGGCCACCAAGACCAAGATGATCGGCCGCGCCCGGGGCTATCACGGTGTGAATATTGCCGGTACCAGCCTTGGCGGTGTCAACGGTAACCGTAAGCTGTTTGGTCAGTCGATGATGGACGTCGACCACCTGCCGCATACGTTGCTGGCGAGCAATGCCTTCTCCCGTGGCATGCCGGAGCAAGGCGGTATCGCGTTGGCCGATGAGTTGCTCAAGCTGATCGAACTGCATGACGCATCGAACATCGCTGCGGTGTTTGTCGAGCCGATGGCCGGTTCCGCAGGCGTGTTGGTGCCGCCACAGGGTTATCTCAAGCGTCTGCGCGAGATCTGCGATCAGCACAACATCCTGTTGGTATTCGACGAAGTGATCACCGGTTTCGGGCGCACCGGTTCGATGTTCGGCGCCGACAGCTTTGGCGTGACCCCGGACTTGATGTGCATTGCCAAGCAAGTCACCAATGGCGCGATTCCGATGGGCGCGGTGATTGCCAGCAGCGAGATATATCACACCTTCATGAACCAAGCGACGCCGGAGTATGCGGTGGAGTTTCCCCACGGCTACACCTACTCGGCGCACCCGGTGGCCTGCGCGGCCGGCCTCGCGGCACTGGACCTGCTGCAAAAGGAAAACCTCGTTCAGAGCGTAGCCGATGTCGCACCGCACTTTGAGAATGCGCTGCATGGCATGAAGGGCAGCAAGAACGTGATTGATATTCGTAATTACGGCCTGGCCGGAGCCATCCAGATTGCGCCGCGTGACGGGGATGCCATCGTGCGTCCGTTCGAGGCCGGCATGGCGCTGTGGAAAGCCGGTTTCTACGTGCGTTTTGGCGGTGACACCCTGCAGTTCGGGCCAACCTTCAACAGCAAGCCGCAGGACCTGGATCGCCTGTTCGATGCGGTCGGTGAAGTGTTGAACAAGATCGACTGATTTCTCCTTCTATATAGAACAACTTTTCAGGAGCCCTGCATGAGCCTTATCCAGCATTTGATCAACGGTGAATTGGTCAATGACAGCGGTCGTAGCGCCGATGTGTACAACCCGTCCACCGGGCAGGTCATTCACCAGGTGCCATTGGCCAGTCGCGATACCATTCAACAGGCGATCGACTCGGCCAAGGCGGCGTTCCCGGCCTGGCGTAACACGCCTGCGGCCAAACGGGCGCAGGTGATGTTTCGTTTCAAGCAGTTGCTGGAGCAGAACGAAGCGCGTATCTCGCAATTGATCAGCGAAGAACACGGCAAGACATTGGAGGATGCGGCCGGTGAGTTGAAGCGCGGGATCGAGAACGTCGAGTACGCATGCTCGGCGCCGGAGATTCTCAAGGGGGAGTACAGCCGCAACGTGGGCCCGAACATTGATGCCTGGTCGGATTTCCAGCCGCTGGGCGTAGTGGCAGGTATTACGCCGTTCAACTTCCCGGCAATGGTGCCGTTGTGGATGTATCCGCTGGCGATTGTGTGCGGTAACTGTTTCATCCTCAAACCGTCGGAGCGTGACCCCAGTTCGACGTTGCTGATCGCACAATTGTTGCAGGAAGCGGGCCTGCCTAAAGGCGTGCTGAGCGTGGTGCATGGTGACAAGGGCGCGGTGGATGCATTGATCGAGGCGCCTGAAGTAAAAGCGCTGAGCTTTGTAGGATCGACGCCGATTGCCGAGTACATCTATTCCGAAGCCACCAGGCGCGGCAAGCGTGTGCAGGCACTGGGTGGCGCGAAGAACCACGCGGTTCTGATGCCGGATGCGGACCTGGATAACGCCGTCAGCGCTTTGATGGGTGCGGCATACGGTTCCTGCGGTGAACGTTGCATGGCGATCTCGGTGGCGGTGTGTGTGGGTGACCAGGTGGCGGATGCGTTGATTGCCAAGCTGGTGCCGCAGGTCAAGACGCTGAAGATCGGTGCCGGCACGACCTGTGGCCTGGACATGGGGCCGCTGGTGACGGGGCAGGCGCGGGATAAGGTCAGTGGCTATATAGAAGACGGTGTGTCGGCGGGTGCAGAGCTGGTCGTTGACGGTCGTGGCTTGAGCGTCGCCGGGCATGAAGAGGGCTTCTTCCTCGGTGGCAGCCTGTTCGATCACGTGACTCCCGAGATGCGTATCTATAAAGAAGAGATCTTCGGGCCGGTGTTGTGCGTGGTGCGTGTGGCCAGCCTGGAAGCGGCGATGCAGTTGATCAACGACCATGAGTACGGCAACGGTACTTGTATCTTCACCCGTGACGGTGAGGCGGCGCGTCTGTTTTGTGACGAGATCGAAGTGGGCATGGTGGGGGTTAACGTTCCACTGCCGGTGCCGGTGGCTTATCACAGTTTTGGTGGCTGGAAGCGCTCGCTGTTTGGCGACTTGCATGCTTATGGACCGGATGGGGTGCGTTTCTATACCCGTCGCAAGGCGATCACCCAGCGTTGGCCGCAGCGGGCCAGCCATGAAGCCTCGCAGTTTGCTTTCCCAAGTTTGTAAGGCGGGGTAAGTGGAAGGCCGGCCCCCAGGGGCCGGCCTTCGCGTTTCCGAGCATTTTTGACTTATATGACAGAAATGTGAAAAAGAAGGTTGACGGCAGATTCTGTGCGCCTATAATTCGCCCCACTTCCGGCGCAGTCGAAACGGAAAACTCCTTGGTAAACAATGAGTTAAGTAGTTTTCGACAGCAGGCCGCTTCAGTTCATCGAAGCCAAAAGGAAGTTGAAAAAGAGGTGTTGACAGCAGCGTGTAACGCTGTAGAATTCGCCTCCCGCTTACGAGAGATCGCAAGCGCAAGTGGTTGAAGTTGTTGAAGAAATCTTCGAAAACTTCTGAAAATAACCACTTGACAGCAAATGAGGCTGCTGTAGAATGCGCGCCTCGGTTGAGACGAAACATCTTAACCAACCGCTCTTTAACAACTGAATCAAGCAATTCGTGTGGGTGCTTGTGGGGTCAGACTGATAGTCAACAAGATTATCAGCATCACAAGTTACTCCGCGAGAAATCAAAGAATAACCAACGATTGCTGAGCCAAGTTTAGGGTTTCTTAAAAACCCAAAGATGTTTGAACTGAAGAGTTTGATCATGGCTCAGATTGAACGCTGGCGGCAGGCCTAACACATGCAAGTCGAGCGGTAGAGAGAAGCTTGCTTCTCTTGAGAGCGGCGGACGGGTGAGTAAAGCCTAGGAATCTGCCTGGTAGTGGGGGATAACGTTCGGAAACGGACGCTAATACCGCATACGTCCTACGGGAGAAAGCAGGGGACCTTCGGGCCTTGCGCTATCAGATGAGCCTAGGTCGGATTAGCTAGTTGGTGAGGTAATGGCTCACCAAGGCGACGATCCGTAACTGGTCTGAGAGGATGATCAGTCACACTGGAACTGAGACACGGTCCAGACTCCTACGGGAGGCAGCAGTGGGGAATATTGGACAATGGGCGAAAGCCTGATCCAGCCATGCCGCGTGTGTGAAGAAGGTCTTCGGATTGTAAAGCACTTTAAGTTGGGAGGAAGGGCAGTTACTTAATACGTGATTGTTTTGACGTTACCGACAGAATAAGCACCGGCTAACTCTGTGCCAGCAGCCGCGGTAATACAGAGGGTGCAAGCGTTAATCGGAATTACTGGGCGTAAAGCGCGCGTAGGTGGTTTGTTAAGTTGGATGTGAAATCCCCGGGCTCAACCTGGGAACTGCATTCAAAACTGACTGACTAGAGTGTGGTAGAGGGTGGTGGAATTTCCTGTGTAGCGGTGAAATGCGTAGATATAGGAAGGAACACCAGTGGCGAAGGCGACCACCTGGACCAACACTGACACTGAGGTGCGAAAGCGTGGGGAGCAAACAGGATTAGATACCCTGGTAGTCCACGCCGTAAACGATGTCAACTAGCCGTTGGGAGCCTTGAGCTCTTAGTGGCGCAGCTAACGCATTAAGTTGACCGCCTGGGGAGTACGGCCGCAAGGTTAAAACTCAAATGAATTGACGGGGGCCCGCACAAGCGGTGGAGCATGTGGTTTAATTCGAAGCAACGCGAAGAACCTTACCAGGCCTTGACATCCAATGAACTTTCCAGAGATGGATGGGTGCCTTCGGGAACATTGAGACAGGTGCTGCATGGCTGTCGTCAGCTCGTGTCGTGAGATGTTGGGTTAAGTCCCGTAACGAGCGCAACCCTTGTCCTTAGTTACCAGCACGTAATGGTGGGCACTCTAAGGAGACTGCCGGTGACAAACCGGAGGAAGGTGGGGATGACGTCAAGTCATCATGGCCCTTACGGCCTGGGCTACACACGTGCTACAATGGTCGGTACAGAGGGTTGCCAAGCCGCGAGGTGGAGCTAATCCCACAAAACCGATCGTAGTCCGGATCGCAGTCTGCAACTCGACTGCGTGAAGTCGGAATCGCTAGTAATCGCGAATCAGAATGTCGCGGTGAATACGTTCCCGGGCCTTGTACACACCGCCCGTCACACCATGGGAGTGGGTTGCACCAGAAGTAGCTAGTCTAACCTTCGGGAGGACGGTTACCACGGTGTGATTCATGACTGGGGTGAAGTCGTAACA harbors:
- a CDS encoding aspartate aminotransferase family protein, with amino-acid sequence MNMPENAPSSLASQLKLDAHWMPYTANRNFQRDPRLIVAAEGSWLTDDKGRKVYDSLSGLWTCGAGHTRKEIQEAVARQLGTLDYSPGFQYGHPLSFQLAEKITDLTPGNLNHVFFTDSGSECADTAVKMVRAYWRLKGQATKTKMIGRARGYHGVNIAGTSLGGVNGNRKLFGQSMMDVDHLPHTLLASNAFSRGMPEQGGIALADELLKLIELHDASNIAAVFVEPMAGSAGVLVPPQGYLKRLREICDQHNILLVFDEVITGFGRTGSMFGADSFGVTPDLMCIAKQVTNGAIPMGAVIASSEIYHTFMNQATPEYAVEFPHGYTYSAHPVACAAGLAALDLLQKENLVQSVADVAPHFENALHGMKGSKNVIDIRNYGLAGAIQIAPRDGDAIVRPFEAGMALWKAGFYVRFGGDTLQFGPTFNSKPQDLDRLFDAVGEVLNKID
- a CDS encoding CoA-acylating methylmalonate-semialdehyde dehydrogenase, with translation MSLIQHLINGELVNDSGRSADVYNPSTGQVIHQVPLASRDTIQQAIDSAKAAFPAWRNTPAAKRAQVMFRFKQLLEQNEARISQLISEEHGKTLEDAAGELKRGIENVEYACSAPEILKGEYSRNVGPNIDAWSDFQPLGVVAGITPFNFPAMVPLWMYPLAIVCGNCFILKPSERDPSSTLLIAQLLQEAGLPKGVLSVVHGDKGAVDALIEAPEVKALSFVGSTPIAEYIYSEATRRGKRVQALGGAKNHAVLMPDADLDNAVSALMGAAYGSCGERCMAISVAVCVGDQVADALIAKLVPQVKTLKIGAGTTCGLDMGPLVTGQARDKVSGYIEDGVSAGAELVVDGRGLSVAGHEEGFFLGGSLFDHVTPEMRIYKEEIFGPVLCVVRVASLEAAMQLINDHEYGNGTCIFTRDGEAARLFCDEIEVGMVGVNVPLPVPVAYHSFGGWKRSLFGDLHAYGPDGVRFYTRRKAITQRWPQRASHEASQFAFPSL